In the Malus domestica chromosome 16, GDT2T_hap1 genome, one interval contains:
- the LOC103416592 gene encoding bidirectional sugar transporter N3-like has product MAIVADSHHPLAFTFGILGNLISTMVYLSPVPTFYRIYRKKSTEGFHSVPYLVALFSSMLWLYYALVKKNAMMLITINSFGSFVEIIYIVMFIVYAPKEARKLTVKLFGIMNVGLFTMILVVSHFLVGSAYRVPILGWINVAISTSVFVAPLSIVAQVIRTRSVEFMPFGLSFFLTLSAVIWFAYGYLLKDICVAIPNFLGFVLGLLQMLLYGIYRNREQVIIDDHEKKLPGAIHEDVKNIVIIATLAASEVHPVDDQPNNRNNDTDVNNNAAVRDAKEHEQTDDHRHVENASVELQPNETSYAV; this is encoded by the exons ATGGCTATAGTAGCAGACAGTCACCATCCTTTGGCATTTACATTTGGAATTCTAG GAAATCTAATCTCGACCATGGTTTACTTATCCCCAGT GCCGACATTTTATCGAATTTACAGGAAAAAATCAACAGAAGGATTTCACTCGGTGCCATATCTGGTAGCATTGTTCAGTTCCATGCTTTGGCTCTACTATGCGTTGGTAAAAAAGAATGCTATGATGCTCATCACCATTAACTCATTCGGAAGTTTTGTAGAGATCATCTACATCGTCATGTTCATTGTTTATGCACCAAAGGAAGCTAGG AAGTTGACAGTGAAACTATTTGGTATTATGAACGTGGGACTTTTCACCATGATCCTTGTCGTTTCTCACTTTCTAGTGGGGAGTGCATACCGGGTCCCAATTCTTGGATGGATTAATGTTGCCATTTCTACCAGTGTTTTTGTTGCGCCCTTAAGCATTGTG GCACAGGTTATCCGAACAAGAAGTGTCGAATTTATGCCATTTGGCTTGTCATTTTTCCTCACATTGAGTGCCGTTATCTGGTTTGCATATGGATATCTCCTCAAGGACATATGTGTAGCA ATTCCAAACTTTCTGGGTTTTGTGTTGGGGCTGCTTCAGATGCTGCTGTATGGGATATACCGAAACCGAGAACAGGTGATAATAGACGATCATGAGAAAAAGCTACCGGGTGCTATACATGAGGACGTGAAAAACATTGTGATCATAGCCACATTAGCAGCTTCCGAGGTTCATCCGGTGGATGATCAACCGAACAATCGCAACAATGACACCGACGTTAATAATAACGCCGCCGTTAGAGACGCAAAGGAGCATGAACAAACGGATGATCATCGTCATGTGGAAAATGCTTCCGTCGAGCTTCAACCTAACGAAACATCATATGCAGTGTGA